The following proteins are encoded in a genomic region of Mycolicibacterium rutilum:
- a CDS encoding LpqN/LpqT family lipoprotein, whose translation MVAAGCGTEPPNYQSVWSTSAAPTSSAAAPDSDKPVPIALYLEQNGVVGQTVPPDKLTDLTVSFPTPAGWAPYFNTNFAPGTRVIAKGETYPIAMLVVMKLTGDFDPREAIKHGYVDAEMSQNFKRLNASMDDFKGFPSAMIEGSYDLNGTRMHSYNRIVIATGAAPAKQRYLVQFTVTGFADKAVEEAPDIEKIIGGFTVAVPGAPPPPPK comes from the coding sequence ATGGTCGCCGCGGGGTGCGGCACCGAGCCGCCCAACTACCAGTCGGTGTGGTCGACGTCGGCGGCGCCGACGTCCAGCGCCGCTGCGCCCGACAGCGACAAGCCGGTGCCGATCGCGCTGTACCTCGAGCAGAACGGCGTGGTCGGCCAGACGGTGCCGCCGGACAAGCTGACCGATCTGACGGTCAGCTTCCCCACCCCGGCCGGATGGGCGCCGTACTTCAACACGAACTTCGCGCCGGGCACCCGGGTGATCGCCAAGGGCGAGACCTATCCGATCGCGATGCTGGTGGTGATGAAGCTGACCGGCGACTTTGATCCGCGGGAAGCGATCAAGCATGGCTACGTCGACGCCGAGATGTCGCAGAACTTCAAGCGGCTCAACGCGTCGATGGACGACTTCAAGGGTTTTCCGTCGGCGATGATCGAAGGCAGCTACGACCTCAACGGCACGCGGATGCACAGCTACAACCGGATCGTGATCGCGACCGGCGCGGCACCGGCCAAACAGCGCTACCTGGTGCAGTTCACGGTCACCGGATTCGCCGACAAGGCCGTCGAGGAAGCCCCCGACATCGAGAAGATCATCGGCGGCTTCACGGTCGCGGTGCCGGGCGCCCCGCCGCCGCCGCCGAAGTAG
- the arsC gene encoding arsenate reductase (glutaredoxin) (This arsenate reductase requires both glutathione and glutaredoxin to convert arsenate to arsenite, after which the efflux transporter formed by ArsA and ArsB can extrude the arsenite from the cell, providing resistance.), with protein MARIYHNPKCSTSRKTLDLLRENGIEPEIVQYLKTPPTRAELEKMIADAGIDVRTAVRKRESLYTELGLADASDDELLDAMAEHPILIERPFVVTANGTRLARPIDAVREIL; from the coding sequence GTGGCACGGATCTACCACAACCCGAAGTGCTCGACATCGCGTAAGACGCTGGACCTGCTGCGCGAGAACGGGATCGAGCCCGAGATCGTGCAGTACCTCAAGACCCCGCCGACCCGCGCGGAGCTCGAGAAGATGATCGCCGACGCGGGCATCGACGTGCGCACCGCGGTGCGCAAGCGCGAATCGCTGTACACCGAGCTCGGGTTGGCCGACGCGTCGGACGACGAGCTGCTGGACGCGATGGCCGAGCACCCGATCCTGATCGAGCGTCCGTTCGTCGTGACCGCGAACGGTACCCGACTGGCCCGACCGATCGACGCGGTGCGCGAGATCCTGTGA
- a CDS encoding ribose-phosphate diphosphokinase encodes MGTEWTDNRKNLMFFSGRAHPELAEQVAKELDVPVTAQTARDFANGEIFVRFDESVRGCDAFVLQSHPAPLNQHLMEQLIMIDALKRGSAKRITAILPFYPYARQDKKHRGREPISARLVADLLKTAGADRIVTVDLHTDQIQGFFDGPVDHMRAQKLLTGYIAENYSEHDMVVVSPDSGRVRVAEKWADSLGGVPLAFIHKTRDPLKPNEVVSNRVVGDVRGKTCVLTDDMIDTGGTIAGAVKLLKQDGAGDVIIAATHGVLSDPARERLADSGACEVIVTNTLPIGEDKRFPQLTVLSIAPLLANTIRAVFDNGSVTSLFDGSA; translated from the coding sequence GTGGGCACCGAGTGGACCGACAACCGCAAAAATTTGATGTTCTTCTCGGGTCGGGCGCACCCGGAACTGGCTGAGCAGGTAGCCAAGGAACTCGACGTACCGGTCACCGCGCAGACCGCGCGGGACTTCGCCAACGGCGAGATCTTCGTCCGGTTCGACGAATCCGTCCGCGGCTGCGACGCGTTCGTGCTGCAGAGCCATCCCGCTCCGCTGAACCAGCACCTGATGGAACAGCTGATCATGATCGATGCGCTCAAGCGCGGCAGCGCCAAGCGGATCACCGCGATCCTGCCGTTCTACCCGTACGCGCGCCAGGACAAGAAGCACCGCGGTCGCGAACCGATCTCCGCGCGATTGGTCGCCGACCTGCTCAAGACCGCGGGCGCCGACCGCATCGTCACCGTCGACCTGCACACCGATCAGATCCAGGGCTTCTTCGACGGCCCGGTCGACCACATGCGGGCGCAGAAGTTGCTCACCGGCTACATCGCCGAGAACTACTCCGAGCACGACATGGTCGTAGTGTCCCCCGACTCGGGCCGTGTGCGGGTCGCCGAGAAGTGGGCCGACTCGCTGGGCGGCGTGCCGCTGGCCTTCATCCACAAGACCCGCGACCCGCTCAAGCCCAACGAGGTGGTGTCCAACCGCGTGGTCGGCGATGTTCGCGGCAAGACCTGCGTGCTGACCGACGACATGATCGACACCGGCGGCACCATCGCCGGTGCGGTCAAGCTGCTCAAGCAGGACGGCGCCGGCGACGTGATCATCGCCGCGACGCACGGCGTGCTGTCGGATCCGGCACGCGAGCGGCTAGCCGATTCCGGGGCGTGCGAGGTGATCGTCACCAACACGCTGCCGATCGGCGAGGACAAGCGGTTCCCGCAGCTGACCGTGCTGTCGATCGCGCCGCTGCTGGCCAACACGATCCGCGCGGTGTTCGACAACGGTTCTGTGACAAGCCTTTTCGACGGGTCGGCGTAA